The Candidatus Hydrogenedentota bacterium DNA window CCGCGCCGTTGGCAGTCCCCTCAGGTAATGCCAGCGGGACTGGCAACGGTTGCGCCGACGGCCTTATTCCATCTCCACCTCCCAACTTCGCAACCGGTGCCTGTGCCGAATGGAGATTCCCCCCGCAGGCGGGGTGCGGCAGCGCCCTACAGGTTTTTGTCCGTGACGGCGCCCTCGGAGGCGGAGGTGACGAGTTTGGCGTATTTGGCGAGGACGCCGCGGGTGTACCGGGGTTTGGGGGCCGTCCATGCCGCGCGGCGCGCGGCGAGTTCCTTTTCGGGCACTTCCAGGGTGATGGTCTGCTTTTTCGCGTCAATGGTGATCGGGTCGCCGTCTTTGACGAGGGCGATGGCGCCGCCCTCCTGCGCCTCGGGGGTGATGTGGCCGACGACGAAGCCGTGGCTGCCGCCGGAGAAGCGCCCGTCGGTGATGAGGGCCACGTCGTTGCCGAGGCCGCGCCCCATGACCGCCGAGGTGGGGGAGAGCATCTCGCGCATGCCGGGGCCGCCCTTGGGGCCCTCGTAGCGGATGACGATCACGTCGCCCTTCACCACGGTGCCGTCGAGGATGCGTTTCAGGGCCGCCTCCTCCGAGTCGAAGACCCGCGCACTGCCGCTGAAGCGGGTGCCCTCGTTCCCGGAAATCTTGGCGACGGCGCCGCCCTCGGCGAGGTTGCCGCGCAGGATCACCAAGTGCCCGTCTTTCTTCTTCGGGTCGGAGAGGGGCCGCACGACCTGCTGCCCCATCGGGTAGGGCTTCACGCCGCGCAGGTTCTGCGCGAGAGTTTTCCCGGTGACGGTGACGCAGTCGCCGTGGAGCAGGCCCGCGCCGAGCAGCTCTTTCATCAGCGGCGTGAGCCCGCCGATTTTCACCAGCTCGTTCATGACATATTTCCCGCTGGGCTTGAGGTCCGCCAGCACGGGGGTCCGCTTCCCGATGCGGTTGAAGTCGTCCAGGGAGAGCTTCACGCCCGCCGTGTGGGCCATGGCGATGAGGTGCAGGACGGCGTTCGTCGAGCCGCCCAGGGCCATGACCACCGTGATGGCGTTCTCGAAGGCCTTCCGGGTCATGATGTCGCGCGGGCGCAGGTTCTGCCGGATGAGGCCCATCACGGCGGCGCCGGCGCGGCGGCAGTCGTCGCGCTTGTCCTCGGACACGGCGGCCTGGGCCGAGCTGTTCGGCAGGCTCATGCCCAGGGCTTCAATGGCCGAGGCCATGGTGTTGGCGGTATACATGCCGCCGCAGGCGCCCGGGCCGGGGATGGCGCAGGACTCGATGGCCTTCAGTTCGCGGTCGTTGATGGCGCCGCGGGCGTGGCTTCCGACGGCCTCGAAGACCGACACAATGTCCACGTCCGCGCCCTTGTGGCAGCCGGGGAGAATGGTGCCGCCGTAGACGAAGACCGAGGGCCGGTTCAGGCGCGCCATGGCCATGACGCAGCCGGGCATGTTCTTGTCGCAGCCGCCGATGGCGACCAGGCCGTCGAACTGCTCGCAGCCCGCCACCGTCTCGATGGAGTCCGCGATGACCTCGCGGGAGACGAGGGAATACTTCATGCCCTCCGTGCCCATTGAGATGCCGTCGGAGATGGTGATGGTGTTGAAGATAACGCCCTTTCCCCCGGCGGCGTTCACGCCCGCCTCCGCCTCGCGGGCCAGCCCGTCAATGTGCATGTTGCAGGGGGTGACCATGCTCCAGGTGGAGGCGACGCCCACCTGGCTTTTTTTGAAGTCCGCGTCCGAAAAGCCCACGGCCCGGAGCATGGCCCGGCTCGCGGCGCGCTCCGGCGTCTCGGTGATGTTCGAGGAATACTTGCGGTGGCCCGAGGGCTTCTTCGTCGGCATGGCGGGTGTCTCCGGAATGGGTTTTTGTCCTAATTTTGGGAAAACACCGGTTCTTGCGGGCTTCTTCCCGGAGTGGGGGCCGCCGGGAAAAGTGGCGCTGGAAAGCAGGAAAACAGGAAAGGGGGAAGGGGGCGGAAACGATGCAGGCGGGTAAAGGCGTGGGAAGCGCCTTGTATGGCTTACCAGGATTCTCGATGTGTTTTTCCCCCCTGCCCCCCCCGCAAGCAGGGGGGAACTGGGATAGTGCGGACGGTGGGATGAAGAAGCGGGCGCAGGCAAAAAGGCACACTTTGGGGGCTGTTGACAGGGCATCAGAACATCGGCGTGCTGTGAGCCAGTCCCCTTGTGAATCCGTGTGGAAAGCGCCGTGACATGGAGGCCTCGGGAAAGAACATCCCCCGGCCCTGAAGGGCCACCCCCTTGAAAGGGGGACAAGGCTGGCATCAAGTCACTGCTTGGCCATCGAAATTATGCACCACAACCCTGCCGATTCCGGCGTCCGCGCGGCCTGTTGGAATTTGGCGTCCGCATGGCTACAATAGGCGCGGCATTTCGCCTGTTTACCGGCGTCGTCAACGGACGGGGGTTGGACCCATGACTTTTCTCACCGTGTGGGACTGGCTGATTATCGGGGCGTATTTCGCGGGCGTGGCGGCGGTGGGGGTTTGGTCCTCGCGCAACCAGAAGACCTCGACGGAT harbors:
- the ilvD gene encoding dihydroxy-acid dehydratase, whose product is MPTKKPSGHRKYSSNITETPERAASRAMLRAVGFSDADFKKSQVGVASTWSMVTPCNMHIDGLAREAEAGVNAAGGKGVIFNTITISDGISMGTEGMKYSLVSREVIADSIETVAGCEQFDGLVAIGGCDKNMPGCVMAMARLNRPSVFVYGGTILPGCHKGADVDIVSVFEAVGSHARGAINDRELKAIESCAIPGPGACGGMYTANTMASAIEALGMSLPNSSAQAAVSEDKRDDCRRAGAAVMGLIRQNLRPRDIMTRKAFENAITVVMALGGSTNAVLHLIAMAHTAGVKLSLDDFNRIGKRTPVLADLKPSGKYVMNELVKIGGLTPLMKELLGAGLLHGDCVTVTGKTLAQNLRGVKPYPMGQQVVRPLSDPKKKDGHLVILRGNLAEGGAVAKISGNEGTRFSGSARVFDSEEAALKRILDGTVVKGDVIVIRYEGPKGGPGMREMLSPTSAVMGRGLGNDVALITDGRFSGGSHGFVVGHITPEAQEGGAIALVKDGDPITIDAKKQTITLEVPEKELAARRAAWTAPKPRYTRGVLAKYAKLVTSASEGAVTDKNL